One Puntigrus tetrazona isolate hp1 chromosome 25, ASM1883169v1, whole genome shotgun sequence genomic window, AGTCTAGATTTTCTTATCTGATGTAGCCAACTATGTGTGATGCACTGACAGGAGTGTAACAAACTGTAAATACAAGAAGTGTCCCCAAAGTCAGTCCAGTCGGCCGAAGCCTGCGACAGCGGTCAATGAGAGGAAGCTTTAACAAAATATGGTTGACATCAATGTAACAGAAGCAGCAAATGATGAAAGTACAGCTTAATTCCAGAAGAGCAGccaaaaagatagaaagaacaTGAACATATTGAATCGGGCAAAATATATAGGGCATGTTTCAAACCATGTTATCTGCAGCCTCTTTCATCTTGACAGGTAAGAAGGTGAGGAAGGTCTGGTCAGATACAGTGAGATTCAACGTGGATATGTCAATGGGTATAGCTTTACGGTTATTCTTGCTTAAACAGTAACAAAGGCTTTTTGGTATACTGAGAGTTGCTTCCAAAATTCAgtgtattatattgtatactTATATCGTACACTGTCTTTTTAAGGTAAttgcattacaatattacattctCTAAATTGCAATGCGTCTCACTACTTTTAGTTACTTCAGGAGGGCATCACCAAAATATCCACAGGAGTATGAGTATGCATTCTAAAAGGCCAAAATGTCGTTTATTGCTGCTCATTATACATTCAGCCCACAGTAATTTCAATATAAGCACTTATCAAAAGTGTACTGTTGTGATTCGGCATAACACAAAAACTCGGTTTGGAAGATGAATTAATGATGTACTCGATCATTATATAGGTGAATtttgaacacacaaaaaatataacatagtGCTGCTTTAAGCCAATGAGCATTTTGTTGTGGTCTGTGACTGCATCAGAACTGTACTGCAAACGAATCCCTTTAACACGCAGGCCTATTTTGAGCTTCTGGTAGGATACTTGGACATTttcaatctggcaacactgtacatacatgcatatcGCCGTTTTGTTTCTAATAAAGCaactttattaattatataagatttctaaacattatgcacttttttttttccaaagatagtcctgttattttattatgctttaaaGGAAAGTGCATCGTATTTTGCTCTATGCGCCCTCTTCTTGCCTCAGGAGATAAACCAAAAGTAAATTTTCCCTCTAATATAAATTACTtcttatattacaatataattagaatattgACAATACTAAAGTACAACATTCAAACTCTGTTTTTCTCGTGTAAGtgactttggataaaagcatctgcttaAATTACTACTTATTTGTGCTGAAAagtatgcgcacacacacactgaccggccactttattaggtacacctgtccaactgctCGTTAATACAgatttctaatcagccaatcacatggtaTGCATTTAGGCATATAGACATGGTCAAGAcgatctgctgcagttcaacccgagcatcagaatggggaagaaaggtgatttaagtgactttgaacgtggcatggttgttggtgccagacaggctggtctgagtatttcagaaactcctgatctactgggattttcacgcacaaccatctctagggtttacagagaatggtcagaaaaagagaaaatatccagtgagcggcAGGCCTGTGGgcgcaaatgccttgttgatgtcagaggtcagaggagaacggccagactggttcgagctgatagaaaggtgacagtaactcaaataaccactcgtTACAATCGAGGTATGCAGAAGACCATCTTTGAACGCATATCACTTCGAACCTTGAGGCGGACGAGCTATAGCAGCAGAAGCCTACACCGGGTGCCACTCCTTTCAGGTAAGAACAGGAAATTTGAGGCTACAATTCACACAGGCTCACCAAAACTGGAcaatagaagattggaaaaacctggtctgatgagtctcgATTTCTGCTGCGACATTCGaatggtagggtcagaatttggcgtcaacaacatgaaagcatggatcccTCCTGCCTAGTAACGTCAATGGTTCATGCTGTTgctggtggtgtaatggtgtgagGGATATTTTCTTGGTACACTTTGGGCCCAATGGTACCGATTGAGTccacagtgtacccatcttcCGATGGCaacttccagcaggataacgcCCCCATGTCAAAGCgtgaatcatctcagactggtttcttcaacatgacaatgagttcactgtgCTCAAATGGCCtccagtcaccagatctcaacCCAATAGAgctttgggatgtggtggaacggGAGATTCGCATCATGAATGTGCAGCTGACATATCTGCAGCAACTGCAtgatgctatcatgtcaatatggaccaaaatctgaggaatgtttccagtacaTTGCTGAATCTATGCCACAAAagattaaggcagttctgaaggcaaaatGGGGTCCCATCCGGTACTagtaaggtgtacctaataagGTGGctggttagtgtgtgtgtgtgtatgtgtgtatacacacatataataaatatgcacacatattcatacatattttgcaCACTGCatcaggaaaaaataaaaataaaaaccttttttaaacagACATGTTCTCTTTCTGAACATTTTTGGCCTTCAATTTCACTTTGTTTTTCCCCAAGAATACTACTGCCTCAGCTTTGccaagattatttattaaatttgcaTCTGTCATgacattttttgcaattttaacaAATCACAGATTTTTGTGCCATTGCTGGAAACAGTTTCTATTTAACTGAAGACACAAGTGAACGTTGCAAGCCTGGCATTTCCAAGGCGTTTGTTGCTTCTTTCCAAGCACGGCTTTGCAATGCACACAGATCCGGCGACCGACAGTAGCGATTCTTCTGACGACTGTAGTCGGTTTAGCTCCTGGAATTGGCACATGGTCTGTACTAAACTGTTTCGGTGCTGCTTTCTGTGACACGCCACAGAGCTCTGCGATAAGCTCTTCCATGAACTGATCGTGAGTCATGTTGCCCTGAAGTTCTTTGTGCAATACGAAAGCGTTGTTGGTGGCAATATCCAAGAAGTGTAGGAAGATTTTTCTGTACCACTTCATGGTTTTGTGCTGTGTAGCGTAATACTGCAGCAGCTGATCAGACAGGTCAACACCCCCCATGTGCTGGTTGTATGCAGTCACAGGCGCAGGACACGGAAAAGACTTCGCCTTCCACGTATGTCGTGCTTTGATTTTTCTTTGCACACGCTCTCCTGAAAAGGCAGCATGGATGGTAGAACAAACAGACGCCACTTGCAAGTCCATccacttcacacacacaagagGACCGTCCCGAATCCACCTAATGGATCCCCTGCTGGAGTTTCTGTTCAGTGAATTAGCTGCAGTTTTCGGGAAGCCCTTCCTCTGGTCTCTGTATGCCCCACAAGCACCAAACTTCAGAGCTAACAAGTCTGCGAAGAGCTTACGGCTTGTGAAAAAATCATCCATGTACACATGATACCCAGAGCCCAAAGCTTTACGGTCCAGGAGAGACATCACAGCATCATACGAAATCCCGCGGTCTGTGGGTAAACTGTTCTTGCTCGTGTAGACGGAGAAGTCCACAGTATATCCATTTGATGAATCTGAAAGGATGAAAAACTTCAACTTTGTCAGCTTGGCTTTCATGTGCGCTGTCACTTCTCTCTTTGCTTTACAGGCCACAAATTTTTCATTAACGACTAGATTTCTTCTAGGATGATAGAAGGCTTTGCACGCAAGACGGATAGTGTTCATGAGGGGTTTGATCCTGAACAGATGGTCAGGTTGGGCTGTGCTCCTCTTTCTGTCGTTCTCTTCATCTACATCTGGGTTACTCATGTGTACATTCCATGAAATGATGCGGTATCTGTCCTTTGACATAACTGTGGCTGGAAAAGGCAGAGAGAAAGGACTGTCCTGTCTCCAGTAGTCAGAGATGGAGCTCATCTTCACCGTAGCCATGTAGAACACGAGTCCGATGTAGCGGTAAAACTCATCCACACTGACATCTGTCCACTTGTACT contains:
- the LOC122330799 gene encoding piggyBac transposable element-derived protein 4-like translates to MARTKQTARKSTGGKAPRKQLATKAARKETHFNAMAHAREEALQTTTDSEEEFAFSSEDDEDLEDESMYVKERSDKANDAICNECENDSEQTPAAKRARTLSWKAETDVDQVSQTLRFIPAREPGPLLSTAESHSPISLFKLFFTESIVENLCHNTNAQAARAALKGRKYKWTDVSVDEFYRYIGLVFYMATVKMSSISDYWRQDSPFSLPFPATVMSKDRYRIISWNVHMSNPDVDEENDRKRSTAQPDHLFRIKPLMNTIRLACKAFYHPRRNLVVNEKFVACKAKREVTAHMKAKLTKLKFFILSDSSNGYTVDFSVYTSKNSLPTDRGISYDAVMSLLDRKALGSGYHVYMDDFFTSRKLFADLLALKFGACGAYRDQRKGFPKTAANSLNRNSSRGSIRWIRDGPLVCVKWMDLQVASVCSTIHAAFSGERVQRKIKARHTWKAKSFPCPAPVTAYNQHMGGVDLSDQLLQYYATQHKTMKWYRKIFLHFLDIATNNAFVLHKELQGNMTHDQFMEELIAELCGVSQKAAPKQFSTDHVPIPGAKPTTVVRRIATVGRRICVHCKAVLGKKQQTPWKCQACNVHLCLQLNRNCFQQWHKNL